The stretch of DNA GGTTTTTCCAATATAAACACCCCAATCAAATCTAGTAATTTTACAATATCATATATATTACGGATTAGCTGGAAAAAGGTTCCTTAATTTCATTTTAATAGATGATGAGTATAAGAAAAACTAAAAAAGGCAAAACCGATATGATTTTGCCACAAAATATATATTTAATTATTTGATTTGATATCAATTAGCAATTCCTTCCTTATCTACACATTCCTTATCAATTTTGCTATTTTCTTTTTTGAGTGAAAGCGGCATTTGAGCCGTAATTTTCAGTGCATCGAATGGGCAATGATCTACACATGCGCCACAGAGACTGCAATCACCAGCCACAACATATTTACTCTCCCTAAAAATACCTGGTTCTAAAATAACTGGATCTGCAAAGCAGACCGAACGGCACTTATCGCACCCTACACATGCATCATGATTAAATTTCACTTTAAACATTCCTGCTTTTCCAATGATTGATAGAATCCACCTAAAGGGCAAAAGTAACGACACCACCCCCGTTTTGAAATAAGCAGTTCGAATAGAATGATAGCCGCAATAATCCAAATGCCAAACCCAAATGTAAAGAGTGCATTCCTCATTGTGAATCCAATAGGTGAAAATAATTCAAACACTGGAACCCCAACTAGAAAAGATAAGAGTAATATAGCAGCTGCAAGATATTTTTTTAAATGTCGATTGTAAATCTTGTCTGGAGCCTTGAAATATTTTCTTAATTTCTCAGTGAACTCTAATAGTGTATTTACTGGACAGACCCAGCTGCAAAATACTCTTCCTTTTAAAACAAAGTAGAAAAGGAAAATAATCAATGCTCCTGATAAATAGGCTAAATTCATCTTTTTTGATGCTAACGTTACTTGTAAGGCAGCATAAGGGTCTGACAGTACAATTCCAAAAAATGTGGATGACCCGAGTGATCCGAAGAAAAAATTATCTCCCTCTACTGCAACAATAAATAACGGTGAGAGAAAAAGAGAGATGATTGAGAACTGAACAATTCTTCGGACCTTTGTCCATTTTCTTGTTGATATAACCTTTTTA from Cytobacillus dafuensis encodes:
- a CDS encoding 4Fe-4S binding protein, encoding MMIKKVISTRKWTKVRRIVQFSIISLFLSPLFIVAVEGDNFFFGSLGSSTFFGIVLSDPYAALQVTLASKKMNLAYLSGALIIFLFYFVLKGRVFCSWVCPVNTLLEFTEKLRKYFKAPDKIYNRHLKKYLAAAILLLSFLVGVPVFELFSPIGFTMRNALFTFGFGIWIIAAIILFELLISKRGWCRYFCPLGGFYQSLEKQECLK
- a CDS encoding 4Fe-4S binding protein, which produces MFKVKFNHDACVGCDKCRSVCFADPVILEPGIFRESKYVVAGDCSLCGACVDHCPFDALKITAQMPLSLKKENSKIDKECVDKEGIAN